Sequence from the Sinorhizobium meliloti genome:
CAAATTTTCAAAACACAGCCTTTCGGCGTTTGACAAAAAAGCTTGTACTTCTGACCGTTCAATGGCCTATGGTCGGAAGAAGACCAGCAGAGATGATAAGGTCGCGAGCCGCGTTGGACCGCTCGTCCCGGATCTGTGCGAACCCTATACCAGCAACGCCAGTGAACAGACCGAGATGGCGTGGATCGCAGTACTTCTGGGTGTCTGAAGAGCATGGCAAATTGCCAGTTGCCTGTGCTGATGACGCGCAGGCCATCTCGACGCCGGCGGTGCCGCTGTGGATACCGGCTCCTTGGTTAGGCAGGGACGCCAATCCGATCACCCCGCGCCGGATTGCAGCATCCGCATTCGCTCGCCATTCTTGGTCATGACGCAGGCACAGGCATGTGATGATGTGACCTGCAATGCCGCAACTCCATTCAGAACCGGCGCGAGGGCCGAAGCGCCAGAAGGCTTCCGAGCTGTGTTGAAGCAGGGATTGAACCGAAGCGCGAATGTTTGCGTTCCCTGATACATGCGCAAACTGACTGAGCGCAGCCAATACACCAAAAGCACCTTGCGCAAAGCCAGACGGTGCCGTTTCCGCCTCTCTGCTGGTCCAGTCGGCCAGACGGCAGGCAACCATCTCGGCCTGAGTGTCCGCTGTGTCGGAATTCACGAGTAGGAGCGGACCCAGCAAGCCCGCATATCCGGACCAGACATCCCAAGGCTTATCTTCGAGCAAGGCCCGATCGAGAACTGCAACCAACTGCTGCATGGCGTGCGGGATTCGATCGGCCATTATGCTAAGCCTCTGCAGTGCCGACAATGCCAGAAGCTGTCCGCCGCTGCCACGCAACCCGATGGGCAGGTCTCGCCACCACCGCAGGCGCTCAGCCGGTGTTCCGCTCTCCGCCAGCCTCAGAAGCGGCTCAGCCAAATTTTCTGCAATATGGCAGGCCTCTGGTCTTCCGGTCGCTGCAAGATAGACGGCAAGACCAAGTGTGCCGCTCACGAGCGACATTCCAAGCGGCTGGTAGCAGAACCGGATACCATCCGGCGCGAGATCGAATCCGATCCAGCCATCTGATCGACGCCTGATTTCCGATAAAAGCTGGTCTGTCGGATTGGTGATCGGTTGGAGGCTGTTCTCGCAACTCCGCCCGTGCTGCGCGAGCCGCAATGCCTTGGCCGATGCCAAAGCGTCTATTGTTTCGATCTCACGCTCGATCCTTTCGCAGGACAATGCCTCTATTCGCTCCCGGCTTGCCGCCAAGCCACTCGTCTCGAAATAGTCATCGATTCGTTGATCGCCGGTCAGGTTCAGGGCCGTTTGCGAGACCGTGTGCGTGAATACGGGAATATCCAGTTGGCGCATTTGCAGCTTTTCAGAGGCGCATAGGCTTGAAACGTCCTGACGATCTGCAAGCGGCGCAAAAAGGCGCTCCAGCGGATAAAGAACGTCTGCTTGGGACTGCTCGCTTCGCAATGCTTCCGCCGTCAACTGACGGCGTGCAAGCGCCGCATAGATCCGTGTCGCGCGAATGACAGCGCGCCCCTTGCAGCCGTTGAAGGCCTGCAACAGGCCATCTTCCCCCAGCCAAACGGGTTTGTTGGCGATGATGGACCTGCACTGCGCATGGAATCCGGCCATGAAGAGCTTACGATGACGGAAAAATGGATTCTTCCTGTCTGACGTTACGGGCAATGATTGCGTGCGAACGAGCTCCCCGATCATGACGGTGCGGGCCATGTTATCCGTATTGATGGAGTGCCAGCCGGGAATTTGCCTTGGCCATTCCTGAGGCTCGATGCCGAAAGCGCTCGTATCGACGGCATCGCGTGCGAGGCCCAGTAAGGTCCAGGCTGGAAATAGCTCGGTTCGTGCAACGGTGGTGTCGAACCAAGACCATGCCGTCTGGGCCGCACCCAGGCTGTCCCCCGGCCGTGGACGGCGAATTGCTGGCTTCTCGAAGGGCGTCAAAAGCGTTTCGGCGTCTATAACATATAGATGGCTGTGATGCGCCACGAGGTTTTCGTGGTGACCATCCGTGTAACCTAAAACATGCAGGAGAGCGGCCAGTCTGCCGGCACTGCGATAGAATGCCTGCAGTACATCTTCGTTGTCGCAGGGCGCGCCCTCAACAAATTCCATATAGCCATAGTCTTCTGCGCACCAGATTTTCAGCCCGGGAAGAGGTGAAAGACCGATGCTAGCGCGCGGATCCGCCAGCAAATTCTGGAACGCCGCCTCGAGGGCGAGGTTACGGGGCTTGTAGACGAGTTTTGTCTGCCGCCCCTGCCAAGTGAATTCCAGCAGCACGACGCTCCGTCCACCCTTATGGGTATCGCCGACAGCAAATTGCATGCCGGAAAGCGCCGCGTCTTCAGGAAGGCGGAAGTTTTGAGCGATTGCTGTCCGATCCGCCTCGAGGCGGGCTAAAAGCTCGCGAAGATTTCTGATCCAGACTGCAATTGTGAAAGGAATCAAGCGTCGAAGGACCGGAAAGCGATCCAGCAGTTCCGCCAGATGTGTCTGCCGCAGTTCGTCTGTCAAGCGATCATAGATCTCGCATTTCGCGGCGCTCGGGTCTTTCTCCGGGGCTAATGCGGCGATGACGGACGCGCCAGCGCCACGCCGCTCTTCAAGTATTTGCTGAAGTGCATCTGCCCCCAACGCGCAAAGGCGCTCTGTCAGCGCTACAATCAGTTGCCCGATGACGGTTGGCGCCAACGCGGCTTGCGGCAGAAGCCCCATTGCGACTTCGGCCAGAGGAAACCACAGGTGAACAAAAGGCAGCTCTTTCGCAAGGCAAGGCGTTCGCGAAATGTCTTGCCTCGCCGCGAAGCATAAACCCGAGAGAAACGCATCTCCGGAACCGGCTTTCTCACGAGGCGCGCCTGTATTGCCCACCGGATCGGCAAGCTCGTCCACCAATGGCCAAAGGGCTACTATCGCCGTATTGTCTCGTGCCTCTTTTCGGATGTTTGCGTCGATCATGGCGATGCCTCCCGCACAAATCTCCCTTTCGACCCGGCAACATTTCCGCATTGACAGCTATGGATATTGCAACATGGTGCAATCTGAGGAATGTGGAGACATATATGCAGCCTACAATGCCGTCCTATAACTTTCTGCCGGAGGATTTCAAGGTCTATGTCGGCGCGGATGGAGGTGTGTCTTACATGCCCGGCCCGCAGCGGCAGGAGCGCACTTTGCCGACGATCAATCGTTACGGGGGGCCTGACGGTGGCTATGTCGCGGTCTGTTCGCGTGTGGCGGATCATGCTGTCTATTCCGTTGGCGACGGGATCTATGTGGTTGGCCAGATCAGGCTGCAAGGCGCCTATGAGGGGCGCTTTTTCGTGCCGAAGGGCTATGGAAGAAAGGGCATCAGCGCTGCTCCGGACATGAAGGCGATATGCGATCAAGCCTTTCCCGGTAGCGCACCAAACTGGGCGAGCGGCGATGCCGGCGGTTGGTTTGGTCTGCTGATCGATAAGCGGGACGTTCGCGATAAGATCCTCACGTTGGATTTGCCCCAGCAATTGCCGGAAAAGGTTGATTTGCGACGATGGTGCTCGCAGGTCCAAAATCAGGGCACCTTGAACGCCTGCACCGCCTACGCCGCCTCGGCCATCCTGGAATATTTCGAAAATCGCGCCGGCGGAAACGCAGTGTCGCTGTCGGAAATTTTCCTTTACAAGGTCACGCGCAACCTGATGCACAAGACGGGCGACACGGGAGCCAATACGCGATCCGTCATGAAGGCTTTGGCAGCCTTAGGCACGGTGCCGGAAGAATATTGGCCGGATGACGCATCCCAATTCGATGCTGAACCGTCTGCCTTTGCCTATGCGCTGGCAGGTCGTTATCGCTCTCTCAAGTACAGCAGGATTGATGCGAAGGACCGTTCAAAGGACGTGGTGTTGCGCCAGGCCAAGACATTGCTCAGTCGGAACCGTCCGGTCATGTTTGGCGTCATGGCGTATTTCGGCACCTGGCAGCAATTCGTGACGTCCGATCGCCTGCCTTACCCGAGTGAGGATGACACGCTTTTTGGCGCCCATAACATTGCCGTCATGGGCTATGACGATGGCATCACAACGGAAAATGCCAAGAACCCCGGCATCAAGACGAGGGGCGCCTTCCTCATTAAAAACTCCTATGGCGAGGAGTGGGGTGACAAGGGCTACGGCTGGATTCCTTACGATTACCTACTGAAACATCAGTCGATTGACTGGTGGACGATCACCAAGCAGGAATGGCTCGACATGAGCGTGTTCAGCTAAATGAAAGGTATAAAATGCAAACCCGTTTCCGCGTGACCGCGGAAACGGGTTCTTCTCCTGACTTTTCGTTAGCCGAGTCATCATGGTAGCCTCCTCGATGCTGGTTCCGCTGATCGGTCGAAATCCGCCGACTTAAAACCAGTAAGGAGAAAGATGTTCGGGCGTACGCGAGGGACCTTAAGCGAAGGCATGATGCGGCGGATGCGTTTTGTTGGCGTTCTCGACTTTCTGCCACGTTGAATACGAATCGTAGAGCATGGGGTAATCGCGGTGCGATCGTCCAAAGCCTTTTCGTAAGATGATGCTGACGGGGTGGTCGCCCCCGATGAGATGGAAAGACGGGCTCACGATTGGAACCGGCTAATATCAAGCGGCAGCAACCCGGGACCAATATATTGGGCTTGATGTTCATTGAAAGATACGGCGACCTCGGTTCGGGAGGGCGGGAAGCGGATCTGGCGGGGAAAGTGCCTTTCGGACCCAAAGCTCGGGGCTGACATTACCCGCAAGCACGCGCCGCACGCCAGGCGCGTCGCCTTCGAAAACGGGGCCGCTGTCGACGTGGTTCTATCATGCGCTAATGGCCGAAGGGGCTCCGGCGATCTGCATTGAAGCGCGGCACGCGCATAAGGTATTGAGCGAAACACTCAACAAGACCGACGCCAATGATGCCGATAGCCTGGCTCAGCTCGCTGAAGTCGGCTTTTTATAAAACGGTTCGCGTCACGTCGTTCGACGCTATGATGGCCCACGCGTTGGGGCGGCCGCAATCTGCTGCTGAGCCTCTCAAGCCAACTTGGCAATCAGATCCGCGGTGTCATGAAGACGTTCGGCCTTATCGTGCGCAACGGCACACGTCGGATTTTTGATCCCAATGTTCGAGAGCTTCTGGAGAATCAGACTACTTTGGTACAGATCATTTTGCCCTTACTTGATGCGTGGCGCGATCTTCGCAAGCGTGCGGCCATTCTTGAACGTCAGCTCATCGCAGAGGGCGCGGCAGAGCCCGGCTACAAAGATGCTTTATATCTCCCAAGTCCTGTATCTCGGGACGCGGGTCTCCAGATTTGGCCTCGAGGCGCGATAGAGGGTCGCCAGCGCGATATAGCCGCTTACCTGCCGGCGCAAAGCGACATCAGCGAGCACGAGCTGCTTCAGAAGCTCATCAGACGACTTCAGGCCGCCAGGCGAAGAATGCGCTTGGCAACGATTGGCGCGGCTGGTGGCCCGACGAAGATCCCGACGATGGTGGCGATGATACCGCCTGATCGAAGGTGCCGGGTTGGCCGCTGCTGTTCCGCACGGCCCCGGCTGGCAGTCGCCAGTTGCAATCCCCCACTCAGCCGCTTCTGGTTTACTCTACCAGCCCTCTTTTGACTGAAATCGAGCCTTCGACGAGCAGTTAGGGACCAACCCAGAGAGGCTGCATGTTGAAAAATTCGTCCTGTTGTTCACCGGTGTTGGCGCTGCTCTTGTCGGCCAGCCTCGCGACGACTGCCGAAACCATTACCGGCCGCTCAAGGGTGATCGACGGAGATACAATCGAAATCAGAGGCGAGCGCATCCGCTTGCACGGCGTCGATGCTCCGGAAAGCTGGCGAGGATGCGAAGACGGCGACGGCGGTACCTATCGCTGCGGTAAAGAGGCCGCTTACGCGCTAGACAGTTCTGTTGCCCCGTCGCGCCCTATTCGTTGCGAGCTCGTCGAGCGCACTCGATACAAGCGCCGGGTCAGCATTTGCTTTCGCGCCGACGGTCGCGAGGTCAATCGCTGGCTGGTTGAGAGTGGCAACGCGGCAGATTGGCCCTGTTGCGGCAAAGCGGGACACCTGGCGAGGAAGGTTCGTCCTGCCGTGCGAGGCGCGCGTGCGGTCCGCACAAAACGGAACGCATCATCATGCTGATGCTGGCAGAGCATGATGGTTGTGTATCTTCGCGCCTCCCCTAGTGCAGCATACCAAAGGATAAATTCATGCCAACCTATCCGCGATAATGAGAGCGCAATCAGCTACCTCAGCGAGGTTGCAGAGAGGCTCAACAAGCAACGGATTAAGGTCCAGGGCGAGAACATGGTGACGAAGTCCCTGATCAAACGGCTCATGATGCTCGTTGTCCTCCCTCGCGCCGAGTTCCGCCAGGGCTGGGATGAGGCACTTGACTCGACCGCGGCGATTGGATACCGAAATTGGAACAGGCAAATGAGCCAACGCGGGCGTTCGTTCAAGCTGCGATAGACCTTCTCGCCTACTACGAGACATCCTCGCCTGACCACGACCCACGGTGTTCTCAGGGTACTTGAGGGAGGCTTGCGGGATTGATGCCCCCCGGTTCTGCCGCTTCCACGGGCGAAGCCGTACAGCGCGTTTTCTCTGCGTGGTGAGATTCGCAAACACCTTGCCGAGCGTGCCCTGAGTCGAATTTGGGCTAAATAGAAGCACGTCCGACACAGCCGAGTTGCTGCGGCCCTCCCTTTTTTCGTCGTTTCCACCCCGGCGCAAAACTTTCGCGCTTCCTGACGTCGTCATTTGTCGTCAGCCGCGCCGCAGTGGGCGCCTAACAGCACCGGACTCCGTAGCGGCCTCGCGCGTGTTGAAATGGTTGCTTCTGCGGGTGGATTCCCAGCGCCCGCGCGCAGCGCCGAGCCTGCTGATGTTCACAATTGTTGACAGTTTCGGTGCAGGGGATCGCTTCGACTCGACTTCAAAGCAACTTCTTGCTTGAAATCTTCCGCCGAAAAAGCACCGATCCATCTACATTGGCCGCGTGAACTTGAATTATGCTCTTGGCCAAATCCAAACCGATTATGCTAACCTTTTCCATGGACGCTCTCCCTTGTAATGGTTCCAACACAACCATTCTGGTACGAAGATGCCGTAGAGTGGGAGCGTCCACCCCATCGCTCACGTTGAATCAGCAGTCGCTGTCTTTGGTAGAAAAAGGCCATGTATCGACTGGAATGCTCGCCGTTGCTGCGGCCGACGACGCGCCGGGTATGGTGCCTACGACTCTCAGGGTAGGGATGACGCTGCAGGGGCCGTACTGAACGCGCGCTGGGCGCACTTCAACAATCATGCAGCCAACCAGTTTGGGCGGTCCCCGACCGTTGCACTTCATCCTCGTCGACTGCGCACCAGTCGCAAATCCGACATATGTCGATGCCGACCTCCGCGCCACGATGAAGCACGATCAGTTTATGTGCTTTGCGATACATGTATGAGGCGACATACGCGCGACTCTGTCCTTCATCATCAACGATTTCGAAGATATACCTCAAACAAATCACCCGCAGTAATTGTACAATCTGAGGAGTATTCGCCAACGCTTGGGGGAGGCTTGTACCCTTCCGCCCAAAGGAGCGCTTTCCATTCTGCCGGATACGGGCTCCTTAGCGACGAGTAACACGCGGCTTGCGCCTCGATGGCTTATTAGCGTCTTGACCGCGCGAGACCTCCCTTGGAATTTGGAAAAGATATCGCGTTCGGCATAACCCCCCTCGCAACTCGAAGCTGAAGTCTAGGAGATTCCCGCTTCAGAGTTTCGGTTGTGACCCCTGCCTTCATATTGATGATCCTTCCCTTCCCTGGACCTCGCGCCATCGCCCCTGTCCTGGATACAAGCCTCAAAGTTCCGGCAACCGCACGGGGCAGACGAAGATCCGGCTGTGGTGCCGCTCCCCACGGCCCTGCGGCTTGGAAGGTGACAATCCGACAGCCGGCCGCCGGGCGGGATGACGGCCGGCCCCGAGACGATCCTCATGCAGAGATTCACATCCAAGAAGGTGGCCAGCAGACCGGATGATCAGCGTCGGATCGACCTGTCTCAACGAGATCGCTCGCGTCTCTTTGTTGCGTACAAAAAAGGGCGGCCCGAGAGCCGCCCTTCGGATCCGGATGGATCGTGCTAAGGCTGTCGCCTTATCACATCATGTCCATTCCACCCATTCCGCCCATGCCGCCAGGCATTGCCGGAGCGTCCTTCTTCGGCAGTTCGGCGATCATGGCTTCGGTGGTGATGAGCAGCGAAGCAACCGAGGCTGCGTCCTGAAGCGCGGTGCGAACGACCTTGACCGGGTCGATAATGCCCATGGCGATCATGTCGCCATATTCGCCGGTCTGTGCGTTGTAACCGAAGTCGTCGGTGTCCTTCTCGAGGATCTTGCCGACAACGATGGATGCTTCGTCGCCAGCGTTTTCGACGATCTGGCGGGCCGGAGACTGCAGAGCGCGGCGAACGATGTTGACGCCGGCATCCTGGTCGTCGTTTTCACCCTTAACGGTGATCTTGACGGAGGAACGCAGCAGGGCAACGCCGCCGCCCGGTACGATGCCTTCCTGAACGGCAGCCCGCGTCGCGTTGAGGGCGTCGTCGATGCGGTCCTTCTTTTCCTTCACTTCGACTTCCGTCGCACCGCCGACGCGGATGACAGCGACGCCGCCGGCGAGCTTGGCAAGGCGCTCCTGCAGCTTCTCACGGTCGTAGTCGGAGGTGGTTTCTTCGATCTGGGCCTTGATCTGAGCGACGCGGCCTTCGATGTCGGACTTCTGGCCGGCGCCGTCGACGATCGTCGTGTTTTCCTTGGTGATCGAAACCTTCTTAGCGCGGCCGAGCATGTCGAGCGTGACGCTTTCGAGTTTGATGCCGAGGTCTTCCGAGATCACCGTGCCGCCCGTC
This genomic interval carries:
- a CDS encoding type 2 lanthipeptide synthetase LanM family protein — encoded protein: MIDANIRKEARDNTAIVALWPLVDELADPVGNTGAPREKAGSGDAFLSGLCFAARQDISRTPCLAKELPFVHLWFPLAEVAMGLLPQAALAPTVIGQLIVALTERLCALGADALQQILEERRGAGASVIAALAPEKDPSAAKCEIYDRLTDELRQTHLAELLDRFPVLRRLIPFTIAVWIRNLRELLARLEADRTAIAQNFRLPEDAALSGMQFAVGDTHKGGRSVVLLEFTWQGRQTKLVYKPRNLALEAAFQNLLADPRASIGLSPLPGLKIWCAEDYGYMEFVEGAPCDNEDVLQAFYRSAGRLAALLHVLGYTDGHHENLVAHHSHLYVIDAETLLTPFEKPAIRRPRPGDSLGAAQTAWSWFDTTVARTELFPAWTLLGLARDAVDTSAFGIEPQEWPRQIPGWHSINTDNMARTVMIGELVRTQSLPVTSDRKNPFFRHRKLFMAGFHAQCRSIIANKPVWLGEDGLLQAFNGCKGRAVIRATRIYAALARRQLTAEALRSEQSQADVLYPLERLFAPLADRQDVSSLCASEKLQMRQLDIPVFTHTVSQTALNLTGDQRIDDYFETSGLAASRERIEALSCERIEREIETIDALASAKALRLAQHGRSCENSLQPITNPTDQLLSEIRRRSDGWIGFDLAPDGIRFCYQPLGMSLVSGTLGLAVYLAATGRPEACHIAENLAEPLLRLAESGTPAERLRWWRDLPIGLRGSGGQLLALSALQRLSIMADRIPHAMQQLVAVLDRALLEDKPWDVWSGYAGLLGPLLLVNSDTADTQAEMVACRLADWTSREAETAPSGFAQGAFGVLAALSQFAHVSGNANIRASVQSLLQHSSEAFWRFGPRAGSEWSCGIAGHIITCLCLRHDQEWRANADAAIRRGVIGLASLPNQGAGIHSGTAGVEMACASSAQATGNLPCSSDTQKYCDPRHLGLFTGVAGIGFAQIRDERSNAARDLIISAGLLPTIGH
- a CDS encoding C1 family peptidase, producing MQPTMPSYNFLPEDFKVYVGADGGVSYMPGPQRQERTLPTINRYGGPDGGYVAVCSRVADHAVYSVGDGIYVVGQIRLQGAYEGRFFVPKGYGRKGISAAPDMKAICDQAFPGSAPNWASGDAGGWFGLLIDKRDVRDKILTLDLPQQLPEKVDLRRWCSQVQNQGTLNACTAYAASAILEYFENRAGGNAVSLSEIFLYKVTRNLMHKTGDTGANTRSVMKALAALGTVPEEYWPDDASQFDAEPSAFAYALAGRYRSLKYSRIDAKDRSKDVVLRQAKTLLSRNRPVMFGVMAYFGTWQQFVTSDRLPYPSEDDTLFGAHNIAVMGYDDGITTENAKNPGIKTRGAFLIKNSYGEEWGDKGYGWIPYDYLLKHQSIDWWTITKQEWLDMSVFS
- a CDS encoding thermonuclease family protein: MLKNSSCCSPVLALLLSASLATTAETITGRSRVIDGDTIEIRGERIRLHGVDAPESWRGCEDGDGGTYRCGKEAAYALDSSVAPSRPIRCELVERTRYKRRVSICFRADGREVNRWLVESGNAADWPCCGKAGHLARKVRPAVRGARAVRTKRNASSC